The nucleotide window GAGTTCCAGCGCGTACCGGTCGGCGCGGCGTTCCACACGGCGGCTGAGGGCGCACCCGGCCGGTCCGGCGAGGGCCGAGCCCACCGCGAGCAGCGCGGTCAGCAGCGCCATGGAACGCGGGTCGGCGAACCGCTCGACCCCGGCCAGGTGGAGCAGCGGCGGCCACCGCAGCGCGAGGGCGGCCAGGCAGACCCCGGCCGCCGCGCCGACGGCGCCGAGCAGCGTGCCGCGGGCCACGTCCCGGTGGCGTACGTGGCCGAGTTCGTGCGCGGTGACCAGCTCGACCTCCTTGCCCGCGGCGGCGGTCAGCAGGGTGTCGTGGACGACGATGCGGCGGGTGGCGCCGAAGCCGGAGACGTAGGCGTTGACGGCGTTGGTGCGGCGGGATGCGTCGGCCACGAGCACGTCGCGTACCGGCACCCCGGCGCGGGCGGCGAGGGCGAGCAGGGTCTCGCGCAGCGGCCCGTCGGCCATCGGGGTGAAGCGGTTGAACAGCGGTTCCAGGACGACCGGGGCCAGCCACGACAGGGCCACGGTGAGCGCGGCGGCGGCGCCGGCGGCCCACGCCCACCACCAGCGGGTGGCCCCGGCGAGCCCGTAGAGCGCGAAGAGCGCGCCGACCGCCAACGGGGCGCCCACCAGCAGCCCGCGCCCCTGGTCCGCCCACCAGCCGGCCCAGCCCTGGGTGACCAGCCCGAACCGGGCCCGTACCACCTGGAGCCGGGCGGTGAACGGCAGCCGCACGCAGGTGTCGGCGAGGACGAGGGCGAGGCCGCCGAGGAGCACCCGGGCCCACCAGGCGCCGCCGGACGGCTCGGCCACCGCGGTCACCAGCGCGGCGCCGGCCGGGGTGAGCCCGAGCAGCAGCGGCAGCGCCAGTGCCAGCGCGCGTCCGGCCAGCAGCGGCGGCCACTGGGCGCGGCGCAGCGCCCGGCCGCGGGCGATCTCCTCCGCGGTGAAGTCCGCCTCGGTCACCTCAACTCCTCGGTCAGGTAGGCCCGCCAGCGTGCCGTGAAGGCGTCCAGGCCGAGCCCGAGGGTACGGCGGAGCGCGGTGTCGGTGTCCATCCGTCCGGCGGCCTGGTAGAGCGCGGTGAGCCGGCCGCTGCCCCAGGTGCCGGCGATCATCCGGCAGGCGAGCCAGGCGCCTTCGTAGGCTTGCGCGAGGCCGCCGCTGGTGGTGCCGAAGTCGGCGGTGGCGGGCAGGGCGCGCGGCGGGTGGCCGGCGACGACGTCGGCGGCGAGTTCGGGGGCGGCCTGGCGGGGGGTGCGTCCGGTGCCGGTGTAGCCGACCCAGTCGGCGAACCCCTCGGAGAGCCACAGCGGGGTGCCGGCGGTGGTGGCCTTGCGGGTGGCGACGTGGGTGATCTCG belongs to Streptantibioticus cattleyicolor NRRL 8057 = DSM 46488 and includes:
- a CDS encoding M48 family metallopeptidase is translated as MTEADFTAEEIARGRALRRAQWPPLLAGRALALALPLLLGLTPAGAALVTAVAEPSGGAWWARVLLGGLALVLADTCVRLPFTARLQVVRARFGLVTQGWAGWWADQGRGLLVGAPLAVGALFALYGLAGATRWWWAWAAGAAAALTVALSWLAPVVLEPLFNRFTPMADGPLRETLLALAARAGVPVRDVLVADASRRTNAVNAYVSGFGATRRIVVHDTLLTAAAGKEVELVTAHELGHVRHRDVARGTLLGAVGAAAGVCLAALALRWPPLLHLAGVERFADPRSMALLTALLAVGSALAGPAGCALSRRVERRADRYALELTGDVPAFIAMQRRLALANVADPDPPRVPHLVFGTHPTTAQRIAAARAHAAAHRTGRPDQIA